A genomic region of Natronoarchaeum mannanilyticum contains the following coding sequences:
- a CDS encoding histidine kinase N-terminal 7TM domain-containing protein yields the protein MTLTNIYTLTLLPVAGISLLVAVYGWRSRSKPGAVPFAVFNLGAAVWATAAAFAAASDGVTWSYVWVYSQYFGILLVPTAWFAFALDYTGRDKWLTRKSVAALAIEPLLALALVWTSHRNHLFYAHDELFAAGDVTTVLLLPGVGFWVHVAYSYALVVLGTAMLVHLMLTVPDRYRSRTVAVLVSIAAPGALNLAYIAGLIPIPVDPTPYAYAVSGAVFVWALFERDLFEVPPIAPTVAHGVAFEQVSDGVLIVDAGGRIVDYNAAAGSLLDDGVDQRGEPFVELFPSLAERLEPLDGPVETVDEIAFPVDGHERYFEVTSRPIERGRRHQLGRLITFHDVTDRLLREQRLDVLHRVLRHNVRQETNKILGHADFLEETVSDDDSLDHADAIESAARDLVDWSNQARSIERTLAPADSSDAPVDVVRAIESVLDDLEGSYPDAEIDTDLPEAAVASAHVSLEEALFEVVENALEHNDAATPRVGISLERDGEWIELSVGDNGDGLPEPERVVLERGRETPLEHGSGLGLWLVSWTVRASRGSLDIDVDGGTTITMRLPRAESHDDAASGEVDDAEPIEDVDPDADAIGDVDDPLRDGSSPT from the coding sequence ATGACACTGACGAACATCTACACGCTGACGCTGCTCCCGGTCGCGGGAATCAGTCTGCTCGTCGCCGTCTACGGGTGGCGGAGTCGGTCCAAACCCGGCGCCGTCCCGTTCGCGGTCTTCAACCTCGGCGCCGCGGTGTGGGCGACGGCCGCCGCGTTCGCGGCCGCGAGCGACGGCGTGACGTGGTCGTACGTCTGGGTGTACTCGCAGTACTTCGGCATCCTGCTGGTGCCGACCGCGTGGTTCGCGTTCGCGCTCGACTACACCGGCCGCGACAAGTGGCTCACGCGCAAGTCGGTCGCGGCGCTGGCGATCGAACCGCTCCTCGCGCTGGCGCTCGTCTGGACGTCCCACCGCAATCACCTCTTCTACGCCCACGACGAGCTGTTCGCCGCCGGCGACGTCACGACGGTGTTGCTGCTGCCCGGGGTCGGCTTCTGGGTCCACGTCGCGTACAGCTACGCGCTGGTGGTCCTCGGGACCGCGATGCTGGTCCACCTGATGCTGACGGTGCCGGACCGGTACCGATCCCGGACCGTCGCGGTGCTCGTTTCGATCGCCGCGCCGGGCGCGCTGAACCTGGCCTACATCGCAGGTCTGATCCCGATCCCCGTCGATCCGACGCCGTACGCTTACGCCGTCTCCGGCGCAGTCTTCGTCTGGGCGCTCTTCGAGCGGGACCTGTTCGAGGTGCCGCCGATCGCGCCGACGGTGGCCCACGGCGTCGCGTTCGAGCAGGTCTCCGACGGCGTGCTCATCGTCGACGCCGGCGGCCGCATCGTCGACTACAACGCGGCCGCCGGCTCGCTGCTCGACGACGGCGTCGACCAGCGGGGCGAGCCGTTCGTCGAACTGTTTCCGTCGCTGGCGGAGCGGCTCGAGCCGCTCGACGGCCCGGTCGAGACTGTCGACGAAATCGCGTTCCCGGTCGACGGCCACGAGCGGTACTTCGAGGTCACGTCGCGACCGATCGAGCGCGGCCGGCGCCACCAGCTCGGGCGGCTGATCACGTTCCACGACGTCACCGACCGGCTGCTCCGCGAGCAGCGCCTCGACGTGCTCCACCGCGTGCTGCGCCACAACGTCCGCCAGGAGACCAACAAGATCCTCGGCCACGCCGACTTCCTCGAGGAGACGGTCTCCGACGACGACTCGCTCGATCACGCCGACGCGATCGAGTCGGCAGCGCGAGATCTGGTCGACTGGAGCAACCAGGCCCGGTCGATCGAACGGACGCTGGCGCCCGCCGACAGCAGCGACGCGCCGGTCGACGTGGTCCGCGCGATCGAGTCGGTGCTCGACGATCTGGAAGGGTCGTACCCCGACGCCGAGATCGACACCGACCTCCCCGAGGCGGCGGTCGCCAGCGCCCACGTCTCGCTGGAGGAGGCGCTGTTCGAGGTCGTCGAGAACGCGCTGGAACACAACGACGCGGCGACGCCGCGCGTCGGGATTTCGCTCGAACGCGACGGCGAGTGGATCGAGCTGTCGGTCGGCGACAACGGCGACGGGCTCCCCGAACCAGAGCGGGTCGTCCTCGAGCGGGGCCGCGAGACGCCGCTCGAACACGGGAGCGGGCTCGGCCTCTGGCTGGTCAGCTGGACGGTCCGGGCCTCGCGGGGCTCGCTCGACATCGACGTCGACGGGGGGACGACGATCACGATGCGGCTTCCGCGAGCGGAGAGCCATGATGATGCGGCGTCCGGCGAGGTCGACGACGCGGAGCCGATCGAGGACGTCGATCCCGACGCCGACGCGATCGGCGACGTGGACGATCCACTACGGGACGGGTCGAGTCCGACCTGA
- a CDS encoding methionine synthase, whose translation MTNENKDQFKPADHPNDHFIMTTVVGSYPKPKWLNRMQDLYEEDDGTVDEDDWQEAQDDASRLITEEHERSGLDVVVDGEMRRNEMVEFFADRIEGYEFNGPVKVWGHNTFDKPSVVEDVEYDESWLVDEYEFTADVADKPVKVPITGPYTLASWCFNEAYEDDAALANDLADLVNEEIEKLVDAGCRYIQIDEPALATTPDDHQIVGDALERIVDDIPEEVRIGLHVCYGDYFRIYPEILEFPVDEFDLELANGDYEQLDVFKDPEFTADLALGVTDVHVAEAESVEEIKENIKKGLEVVPPERLVVSPDCGVKLLPRDVAYGKMENMVKAAREVEAELDAGEIDVEAAPASADD comes from the coding sequence ATGACTAACGAGAACAAGGATCAGTTCAAGCCTGCGGACCACCCGAACGACCACTTCATCATGACGACCGTCGTCGGCTCCTACCCCAAGCCGAAGTGGCTCAACCGGATGCAGGACCTGTACGAGGAAGATGACGGCACGGTCGACGAGGACGACTGGCAGGAGGCCCAAGACGACGCCTCTCGCCTGATCACCGAGGAGCACGAGCGCTCCGGGCTGGACGTCGTCGTCGACGGCGAGATGCGGCGCAACGAGATGGTCGAGTTCTTCGCCGACCGGATCGAGGGCTACGAGTTCAACGGCCCCGTCAAGGTCTGGGGCCACAACACGTTCGACAAGCCAAGCGTCGTCGAGGACGTCGAGTACGACGAGTCCTGGCTGGTCGACGAGTACGAGTTCACTGCCGACGTCGCCGACAAGCCCGTGAAGGTGCCGATCACCGGCCCCTACACGCTCGCGTCGTGGTGTTTCAACGAGGCCTACGAGGACGACGCCGCGCTGGCGAACGATCTCGCCGACCTGGTCAACGAGGAGATCGAGAAGCTCGTCGACGCCGGCTGTCGCTACATCCAGATCGACGAGCCCGCGCTCGCGACGACGCCGGACGACCACCAGATCGTCGGCGACGCCCTCGAGCGCATCGTCGACGACATCCCCGAGGAGGTCCGGATCGGCCTGCACGTCTGCTACGGCGACTACTTCCGCATCTACCCCGAGATCCTGGAGTTCCCCGTCGACGAGTTCGACCTCGAACTCGCCAACGGCGACTACGAGCAGCTCGACGTGTTCAAAGACCCCGAGTTCACGGCCGACCTCGCACTGGGCGTCACCGACGTCCACGTCGCGGAAGCCGAGTCCGTCGAGGAGATCAAGGAGAACATCAAGAAGGGCCTCGAGGTCGTTCCGCCGGAGCGCCTCGTCGTCTCGCCCGACTGCGGCGTCAAGCTGCTGCCCCGCGACGTCGCCTACGGCAAGATGGAGAACATGGTCAAGGCGGCCCGCGAGGTCGAGGCCGAACTCGACGCCGGCGAGATCGACGTCGAGGCGGCGCCGGCCAGCGCCGACGACTGA
- a CDS encoding 5-methyltetrahydropteroyltriglutamate--homocysteine methyltransferase, with translation MTELVATSPGLYPLPDWAKEELADLKGRQKHDLISGDEGEEIVDAYERAREEVVGVQESAGLDRIVEGQLRWDDMLAHPLAVHDSVETRGIVRYYDNNNFYRDPAVQDELDFDGDVAAELEATAELTDESLQAVLPGPYSLADLATDEHYGDDAEFLAAIGEFLAGEVDAFPDVETLTLLEPSLVENAPEDGEDERASEAIDAVASAADAEVVVQPYWGALEEKVYAHLLDADVDAVGFDFVANKEQNIYNINEYGATDDVALGLVDGQNTLVETPETIRERVEWIDDQTPGADFERAYLTSNTELFYLPVNKFEAKLEALGEAADIAEVKA, from the coding sequence ATGACAGAACTCGTAGCGACGTCCCCCGGCCTCTATCCGTTGCCGGACTGGGCGAAGGAAGAGCTGGCCGACCTCAAAGGCCGGCAGAAGCACGACCTGATCAGCGGCGACGAGGGCGAGGAGATCGTCGACGCGTACGAGCGCGCCCGCGAGGAGGTCGTCGGCGTGCAGGAGTCGGCCGGCCTCGACCGGATCGTCGAGGGGCAGCTGCGCTGGGACGACATGCTGGCCCACCCGCTGGCGGTCCACGACAGCGTCGAGACGCGCGGGATCGTCCGCTACTACGACAACAACAACTTCTACCGCGACCCCGCGGTGCAGGACGAGCTCGACTTCGACGGCGACGTCGCCGCCGAGCTCGAGGCGACCGCCGAGCTGACCGACGAGTCGCTCCAGGCCGTGCTGCCCGGCCCGTACTCGCTGGCCGACCTCGCGACCGACGAGCACTACGGCGACGACGCCGAGTTCCTCGCTGCGATCGGCGAGTTCCTCGCCGGCGAGGTCGACGCCTTCCCGGACGTCGAGACGCTCACGCTGCTGGAGCCCTCGCTCGTCGAGAACGCGCCGGAGGACGGCGAAGATGAACGAGCGTCCGAGGCCATCGACGCCGTGGCGTCCGCCGCTGACGCAGAGGTCGTCGTCCAGCCCTACTGGGGCGCCTTAGAGGAGAAGGTGTACGCCCACCTGCTCGACGCCGACGTCGACGCGGTCGGTTTCGACTTCGTCGCGAACAAGGAGCAGAACATCTACAACATCAACGAGTACGGCGCGACCGACGACGTCGCGCTCGGGCTGGTCGACGGGCAGAACACGCTCGTCGAGACGCCCGAGACGATCCGCGAGCGCGTGGAGTGGATCGACGACCAGACCCCCGGCGCCGACTTCGAGCGCGCCTACCTGACCTCGAACACCGAGCTGTTCTACCTGCCGGTCAACAAGTTCGAGGCCAAGCTCGAGGCGCTCGGCGAAGCGGCCGACATCGCGGAGGTGAAAGCATGA
- a CDS encoding HemK2/MTQ2 family protein methyltransferase codes for MDLAERRGVETDVYQPAEDSGLLAAEAESRVDADDRVLEVGTGSGYVAERVAEETGASVLASDLNPHACRQARERDLDVVRADLTTPFPESAFDVVLFNPPYLPVDELAERDDWMEIALSGGETGREVIEAFLDDVGRVLAPDGRIFLLVSSLTGVDEVVERAAAAGFSAAALRDESYPFETLTVLKLVR; via the coding sequence GTGGACCTCGCCGAACGGCGCGGCGTCGAGACCGACGTGTACCAGCCCGCCGAAGATTCGGGCCTGCTCGCCGCCGAAGCCGAATCGCGCGTCGACGCCGACGATCGGGTGCTGGAGGTCGGCACCGGGTCGGGCTACGTCGCCGAGCGCGTCGCAGAGGAGACGGGTGCGAGCGTCCTCGCCTCGGACCTCAACCCACACGCCTGCCGGCAGGCCCGCGAGCGCGACCTCGACGTCGTGCGCGCCGACCTGACGACGCCGTTTCCCGAGTCGGCGTTCGACGTCGTTCTCTTTAACCCGCCGTACCTGCCGGTCGACGAACTCGCTGAGCGCGACGACTGGATGGAGATCGCGCTGTCGGGTGGTGAGACGGGCCGCGAGGTGATCGAGGCGTTTCTCGACGACGTCGGGCGCGTGCTCGCGCCGGACGGCCGGATCTTCCTGCTGGTCAGCAGTCTCACGGGCGTCGACGAGGTCGTCGAGCGCGCCGCCGCCGCGGGTTTTAGCGCCGCGGCGCTCCGCGACGAGTCGTACCCCTTCGAGACGCTGACCGTGCTGAAGCTGGTCCGGTGA